The Toxoplasma gondii ME49 chromosome XII, whole genome shotgun sequence genome includes a region encoding these proteins:
- a CDS encoding hypothetical protein (encoded by transcript TGME49_219175~Predicted trans-membrane domain (TMHMM2.0):19-42), whose translation MPRAVLLARNYSAQEFTEDGNAFFFVAVMFLKDAYNFVFSLHRISRTCNQRRNFTVLNLITRVIVARWIPVVTTKGNETQPRLALSPFNIVVYNTQALLRWKRVSMWSVKLWNPLRDLKTESHRLFRFECV comes from the exons ATGCCACGTGCTGTACTGCTGGCCCGAAACTACAGTGCGCAAGAATTCACGGAGGACGGCaatgctttcttcttcgttgcaGTTATGTTTTTGAAGGACGCATACAACTTCGTTTTCAGCCTTCACAG gATATCCAGAACTTGTaaccagagaagaaacttcACTGTTCTGAATTTGATCACTCGAGTCATCGTCGCTCGCTGGATACCCGTGGTCACTACCAAAGGCAACGAGACTCAACCGCGGCTGGCCCTGTCCCCTTTCAATATTGTTGTCTACAACACGCAGGCCCTTCTCCGGTGGAAACGGGTTTCCATGTGGTCGGTGAAGCTGTGGAATCCGCTGCGAGATCTGAAGACGGAAAGTCATCGTTTGTTTCGTTTCGAATGCGTGTAA
- a CDS encoding nuclear movement protein domain containing protein (encoded by transcript TGME49_219190) — MRSFAQPFQTYLLTNLTIVFIYQCERGFKCRAFLWNFVFLQTVIEGFGPAAVQPVDQDRKGQRRNPGSLEAAFGGRSDLIFLGQHISFIVQESEKSLGKMIPGGVGDMSLLKKAETSAKGRRPFYDQGRLVYEWEQSLDEVHLYLKPPEGAKAKDLDIKITPTTLTVGLKGKPPLFSAPTESTVNVDPSVWMIEDGELHILLVKMKKGEVWNAALKGHGGALDPFSQQEVQKKLMLERFQEENPGFDFSGATFSGNAPDPRTFMGGVSYK, encoded by the exons ATGCGTAGCTTTGCACAGCCTTTCCAGACCTACTTGCTGACTAATTTGACAATAGTGTTTATCTATCAGTGTGAACGTGGCTTTAAATGCCGTGCCTTTCTTTGGAACTTTGTATTTTTGCAAACCGTCATCGAGGGATTCGGCCCCGCTGCGGTTCAACCTGTTGACCAGGACAGGAAAGGACAGCGCCGTAATCCAGGGTCACTAGAAGCTGCGTTCGGTGGAAGAAGCGACCTCATCTTTCTCGGTCAACATATATCCTTCATCGTtcaagaaagcgagaaatcTTTGGGGAAGATGATACCTGGCGGTGTCGGGGACATGTCTCTcttgaagaaggcagaaaccTCTGCGAAGGGTCGCCGGCCCTTCTACGACCAAG GCCGGCTTGTCTATGAATGGGAACAGTCGCTGGACGAAGTTCACCTGTACCTGAAACCTCCAGAAGGAGCTAAGGCGAAGGACCTCGATATCAAGATAACGCCCACGACGTTGACCGTGGGTCTGAAAGGAAAaccgcctctcttttct GCGCCGACGGAGTCAACCGTAAACGTGGATCCGTCAGTGTGGATGATAG agGACGGGGAACTCCACATTTTACTGGTCAAGatgaagaagggagaagtgTGGAATGCTGCACTTAAAGGACATGGTGGCGCTCTCGATCCGTTCAGTCAG CAAGAAGTTCAGAAGAAGTTGATGCTTGAACGGTTCCAGGAAGAG AATCCCGGGTTCGACTTCTCTGGAGCGACATTCAGCG GAAATGCTCCGGATCCGCGGACATTCATGGGCGGCGTATCGTATAAGTGA
- a CDS encoding acetyltransferase, GNAT family protein (encoded by transcript TGME49_219180), giving the protein MAKPADTASSNTFRVIGVRLGRDQCMQQCRTSQPEIDDGNSSYSPSERSGRDCCMGVHVASLVVPPSERASCQNDAEWYSAQAPSEDAHWSVTSASHADEEVDRKFRGCVSVSPLGPSHRNQMEGKQVENWICQAIHILTTEWPSLWTRSAEAGDRGSRSASSLAQQMITSPTHRGQNSIALKQFLCSSAATIQNKNSGYTLPCSFLMVAGSSVIGHARLLACSLAGCPARYIAVTYVAVDARVRKKGWGQLLMRMVETIASVDLKADYVVLWTRAAAGFYEKLGYQRCLAMEVESPCLSRLSSVQQEAMISTLQNMMNRQALAMGRKNEANVLGQMAAAGSGNPDQRINDPSSRDIWLRKRVGPCIAEPEHLPLSQRCVEVSTSLDLLTNSSPAARANEFRGTMQANALSCNTLLAQKAETSISNLCEPTATQGYFATGCTRTGWTYKLLDTPWCRQIGPSCGISALCMASTFFANTEQRQGQPITSTGDAGGTAVARDAAILGDHLLKLSRDWGVSMDGELFSVYDFVRLARVGAHLDAALVEFACCHDVDCNTADGGTHATADIQRILLHRNAWTEFTSFVDRGWLMIIPYDSEGGCPVIKGGRKAHYGVIVGHACRKSQQSVIISQAGLLSPSGDEAGNSVSGGQCAASPTSSGGDEKKTDHDTSAQQPTGPRELSNDDVSEQRLRHRIEECPRACGEPYLTVANASHSGRAVVIQHGRSRLLSVALWDHLMNSNAQLWKVDKTAFPHAREMKLRNRAILVRGFLNIKGAPTGNR; this is encoded by the exons ATGGCCAAACCCGCTGACACTGCCAGTAGTAACACATTCCGTGTCATTGGCGTGCGACTTGGCCGTGAccaatgcatgcagcaatGCAGAACCTCTCAACCAGAAATCGATGATGGAAACTCAAGCTATTCCCCCTCGGAGCGGTCCGGTCGGGATTGCTGTATGGGAGTCCATGTGGCTTCTCTTGTGGTGCCTCCCAGCGAGAGAGCAAGCTGTCAGAATGATGCCGAGTGGTATTCTGCGCAAGCGCCATCAGAAGATGCTCACTGGAGTGTCACCTCTGCATCACACGCTGATGAAGAGGTGGATAGAAAATTTCGCGGCTGTGTTTCCGTGTCACCGCTTGGCCCGTCACATCGGAATCAAATGGAGGGCAAGCAGGTCGAGAATTGGATATGTCAGGCTATTCACATCTTGACGACAGAGTGGCCATCATTGTGGACGAGGAGCGCTGAGGCAGGTGACCGAGGCTCGCGGTCCGCATCAAGTCTCGCTCAGCAGATGATAACTTCGCCTACGCACCGAGGACAAAACAGTATCGCACTCAAACAGTTCTTGTGTAGTTCCGCGGCAACCATACAAAACAAAAACTCAGGATACACGCTTCCGTGCAGCTTTTTGATGGTGGCTGGATCCTCTGTGATCGGACATGCAAGGTTACTG GCCTGTTCACTAGCTGGATGCCCGGCGCGGTATATTGCGGTCACTTACGTGGCGGTGGATGCTCGAGTGCGGAAAAAAGGCTGGGGACAGCTTCTTATGCGCATGGTGGAGACTATTGCTTCTGTAGATTTAAAGGCGGACTATGTGGTTTTATGGACTCGTGCCGCAGCGGGATTCTATGAGAAACTTGG CTACCAGCGGTGTCTGGCTATGGAGGTTGAAAGTCCCTGTCTTTCCCGCTTGAGCTCGGTTCAACAGGAAGCAATGATTTCCACTCTCCAGAATATGATGAACAGACAAGCGCTGGCCATGGGTAGGAAAAATGAAGCCAACGTTCTGGGACAAATGGCAGCTGCCGGTTCCGGAAACCCAGACCAGCGGATCAACGACCCATCCAGCAGAGATATATGGCTTCGTAAGCGCGTGGGTCCGTGCATAGCAGAACCCGAACACCTCCCACTGTCTCAGCGCTGTGTCGAAGTGTCTACTAGTCTGGATTTGCTGACAAATAGCTCTCCGGCAGCTAGGGCAAACGAATTCCGAGGTACGATGCAAGCAAACGCTCTCAGCTGCAATACCTTGTTGGcccagaaagcagagacaagcaTCTCGAATCTGTGCGAACCCACGGCAACACAGGGATACTTCGCAACGGGTTGCACACGCACTGGTTGGACCTACAAACTACTGGACACCCCATGGTGCAGACAGATTGGGCCATCGTGTGGCATCAGTGCACTTTGCATGGCATCCACTTTTTTCGCGAACACGGAGCAACGCCAGGGGCAACCCATCACCAGTACAGGAGATGCAGGCGGTACAGCAGTGGCTAGGGATGCTGCCATTCTAGGAGACCATTTGTTGAAGTTGTCGAGAGATTGGGGAGTTTCTATGGACGGCGAGCTTTTCAGTGTGTACGACTTCGTTCGTCTCGCGCGCGTAGGCGCACACCTTGACGCCGCGCTAGTGGAATTCGCCTGCTGCCACGACGTCGACTGTAACACGGCTGACGGGGGAACGCACGCCACAGCAGATATACAGAGGATTCTTCTCCACAGGAATGCATGGACTGAGTTCACCTCGTTTGTGGATCGCGGATGGCTCATGATTATTCCATATGATTCTGAGGGAGGATGCCCTGTCATCAAAGGAGGCCGTAAGGCTCATTATGGGGTAATTGTGGGGCACGCGTGCCGAAAGTCTCAGCAAAGCGTGATTATTTCCCAGGCGGGTTTGCTATCGCCGTCTGGTGATGAGGCAGGCAACTCTGTATCTGGCGGACAATGCGCCGCGTCACCCACCTCAAGTGGCggggacgagaagaaaactgaTCATGACACAAGTGCTCAGCAGCCGACCGGGCCGCGAGAGTTGTCTAACGACGACGTTTCCGAGCAACGTCTGCGGCATCGAATCGAGGAGTGTCCGCGTGCATGTGGTGAGCCGTATTTGACGGTGGCAAATGCCTCGCACTCGGGCAGGGCAGTCGTGATTCAGCACGGCAGGTCCCGACTATTAAGTGTAGCACTCTGGGACCATCTCATGAACTCGAACGCACAACTGTGGAAAGTCGACAAGACTGCTTTCCCTCACGCCCGTGAAATGAAGTTGAGAAACCGAGCCATTCTAGTTCGGGGGTTCTTGAATATAAAAGGCGCGCCAACAGGGAACAGATGA